Genomic window (Helianthus annuus cultivar XRQ/B chromosome 3, HanXRQr2.0-SUNRISE, whole genome shotgun sequence):
AACAAAGATATCTTTCCCAAAATTTTAGCTTAAAGATGGTTTTTATGCCTTATGTCTCTGAGGATGCTAATGAGTTGACTCAACAAATTCACCATCAAGATTCACCTACCTGCCATTCGCACTATCAAGATGATGGTGATATTTCTCCACAAGCAGTTCACTCCCAAAATCAGTGCATCTCATCAGTCTCAGGTACTTACTTGACTTTCTGAACCAATCATATTTGGCTTTCTTTACTGAACTAACCATTATTATTAGCATTGCAGTTTACAAGAAATAGTGATATTAGACAACTTTTGAACTGCAAATACAAAAGAAGGAACTATTTTCGTATGGCGAATTTGCCCAGATTTGATAATCTTAATGTGGTCTTTATGAATATTTCCATAAAAACGACAATCTGTTCGCAACAGAAGACCCATGTGATGGCTTGAAAAGTCAATGACATAAATTTTTTTGGGTGAATTTGTTGCTTgttttagctttatggtttaggggccgtttggcaacatctgaatggttaagtgctgaactagtaagatgtctgaaccactaagtgttgaaccagtaagaggtctgaaccattaagagcctatataatgctaaccgtttagaggcaaatgtctgaccaattcagattagaggtcttaaccattcagactctgtataaatcttaatcattcagaggcaaatgtctgaaccatttagacatctgctcgtaaaacaaacagtctgaaccattaagtgttgaaccagtaagaggtctgaaccattaagagtctcattaagaggtaaacaaacagccccttagtcttGTAATGTGTAGAAAGGTTTGTGTAATTTATTAAAGTCAAAATTAATCAATTAGTTAAAAAGAAGACTTTTGCTTATAGATGAAAGAACATGCCACCCAACTACTAACTGGGCACTTGACATCTTACCTGAATAATGTATTCATTACTTGATGATATCTTGAAGATGAAAGCTACAAGCTTGAAAAAGCTCAGACGAAGAAGCCACTCTTATTCATGGGAAATCCAACTTTTGGCCTCACTAATCATCAAGTCACCCCGATGGTATGTTTCACTCACTTATTAATTCATTTTTCACATAATCTACCAACTTTCTGCATTGATAATCAGGTTCAACATGCTTATGCTGATCATTACTTGAATGGTCTTTACGCTGCCTATGGATCACACCCTATGGTAAGTTCCTCTCACCCAGTCTGATACAAAGCGATCACAATGTTAGAATAAagttaaacttaattgtgtttaTGTATTATTTATGTAATATGCACTCGGATTAGGTAGATATCTTATGCAAATTTAGTTGATAAGCGGGTGAACTTTTAAACAACTGCCGGAGCAGTTTTCCCGCCATATCAACCGCCAAAAAACTAATGTATATATATTAGATTGCCGGCAACATGATCCGGTATCAAGACAGTTTCTTTCAACCGAAATTGTCCACTCAACCGTTCACATTCTGCACACTTTGTTTCTTTCGATATTTTCTGCACATTCCCACATCAGAAATTATGTCTATGAACTCGAATCTATACAAACCTTCCGCTGCAAATAATCCGGTTCCCCAACACACAATCAGATAAGGCCATGTGTCAACTAACATTACTCCTGTCCATGTTTGCTCCTGTCATGTAGGACAAAGagatatatgtgttcacgaactgttcatgtgGGACCTtttttcgtgttcgtttgttaagaaatatatgtgttcatgaaCTTTTCATTAACACTTACCAAACGAGAtcttatgttcgtgttcgtttgttaaggaaatgaacttgtttgattgtgtttgtttgataaTTTAGGCAACGAATGAAAACGAAtgttgatgaacacaaatgagcatAAACTTATGtttatgaacacaaatggaaacaaatgaacacaaacaagcgttcatgaacaaaatatgTAATACACTGGCACTTATTAAGTATTTTATtcgtcggaattttgaagtatttaaatcatcatcatcatcatactcggtaaatcccatcaatagcaaagctaaggtctgaggagggtagatgtagacagccttacctctaccccgtagggaTAGAGAGGCTTCTTCCGATGAGACCCCCGGCGTGAACTatcgaacacgttaccgaacgttcacgaacataaatgaatgaaaGTGCCATCTGtccatgttcgttcatttaactaaacgaatgaaatttcttgttcgtatccgtttgtttaataaacgaacgaacacaaacaaccTTCTTGCCGAATGGTTGATGAACTGTTCattgaacgtttggttcgtttgcagcccttgATTGTATCTGTATATAAgttgagatttttttttttttgtaatgatTTCGATGTAATTGAAAGAAGGTTTGAAATGCACTTGATATGATGAAGTTGTTATTGATCAGATTCCACCTCAAATTGCTCCTGCACGAGTTCCCCTGCCCCTAGACCTATCAGAAGATGGTCCTATTTACGTGAATGCTAAACAGTATCATGGTATTCTCAGAAGAAGACAAATCCGTGCTAAGCTTGAAGCTCAAAACAAACTGGTGAAAAACCGAAAGGTACTACTACCAACTGCAATCTGCTTTTGATAAATGAAATGTGGTAGTGATGtttgtatatgtgtgtgtgtgtgtgcagcCTTACCTTCATGAATCTCGACATAAGCATGCTTTGAACAGGGTTAGAGGGTCTGGTGGGCGATTTCTTCCAACTAAAAAAACACAGCAATCAAAAGCGAATCATCATTGCTTCTTGAATTGCTCAGACTCCCATTCATCTGGAAGTGAGCATATGATGATGAAGCATGGGTTCTCGTGGGGGATAAGAGGAAACGAGGGGTTTGGAGATCCTAATCGTGGCCGGTGAGAAACACTTCTTCATCGGCAGGCAACTCATCCTTGGCTTTGTTACTGATTAAGTTTCGACGTTGGTCGAGCTTAACTTTACCATTTCTGTTGTGTTATGTTTACCTAAAAAGTGTGCTGCTTTACTTTGACTTGCATAAATTTACCATTTCTGTTTGGACCGTTGGGTTACTAGTAGCCAATGGACCGGGATGTAAACTATGGATTTGCTTTCTTAGCTGACTGGTGCTTGCTTAGCTCTATTTAGATTGGGGTATGAGTGTGTTGTACTTTCATAATGCCTAAATAGCATCTATGTATTTATATCTCTTTTCCTAGCCTCTTCTTGCCGCCGGGATTTATCTTATGAAATATCTCGTCCTTCCAAATaaatttagggcatgtttgggtaagcttattgaaacaacttattggcttcttggaaaagtcaggattttgtgacttattgacttattggcttttccccctcacatacaccctctttgccaaacatcattttagagcttatgacttttcaaaaagccaataagttaataagttgtttcaaaaaacttacccaaacatgcccttacAAGTGACTTGTAGATGATATGATTTTTAAAATTATGTTATTAAAAGTTGTGTAAAAATTGAGAGAAATGAATGGACAGATTATCCTTTTCAATTTCTTAGAACATGTCAATGTAATAAGTAAACAAGGTATAGAAATGTATCACTACAACAAATTTCTCAACGGCCACATCAACACAACCGATCGGATTTTAGGTGCAGGATAAGCGGGATGATGGTCAGGTCTTCCCCAAAATATCACG
Coding sequences:
- the LOC110885935 gene encoding nuclear transcription factor Y subunit A-8 — its product is MVFMPYVSEDANELTQQIHHQDSPTCHSHYQDDGDISPQAVHSQNQCISSVSDESYKLEKAQTKKPLLFMGNPTFGLTNHQVTPMVQHAYADHYLNGLYAAYGSHPMIPPQIAPARVPLPLDLSEDGPIYVNAKQYHGILRRRQIRAKLEAQNKLVKNRKPYLHESRHKHALNRVRGSGGRFLPTKKTQQSKANHHCFLNCSDSHSSGSEHMMMKHGFSWGIRGNEGFGDPNRGR